Proteins from one Coffea arabica cultivar ET-39 chromosome 8c, Coffea Arabica ET-39 HiFi, whole genome shotgun sequence genomic window:
- the LOC113707417 gene encoding COP9 signalosome complex subunit 5a — MDSSYSSSSIARQTWELENNIVSMEAAPLEAATSTSSSPPSSTASDPSSDVIFYYDEAAQAKFQQERPWVHDPHYFKRVKISALALLKMVVHARSGGTIEVMGLMQGKTDGDAIIVMDAFALPVEGTETRVNAQADAYEYMVDYSQTNKQAGRLENVVGWYHSHPGYGCWLSGIDVSTQMLNQQYQEPFLAVVIDPTRTVSAGKVEIGAFRTYPEGYKPPDEPVSEYQTIPLNKIEDFGVHCKQYYALDITYFKSSLDCHLLDLLWNKYWVNTLSSSPLLGNGDYVAGQISDLAEKLEQAENQLAHARFGHIMAPPQRKKEEESQLAKITRDSAKITVEQVHGLMSQVIKDILFNTVRQSNKSQTKSSGPDPMVET, encoded by the exons ATGGATTCTTCCTATTCATCATCCTCCATTGCTCGGCAAACGTGGGAGCTCGAGAACAACATCGTCTCGATGGAGGCGGCACCCCTAGAAGCAGCGACGTCGACATCGTCGTCACCACCCTCGTCAACCGCCTCTGACCCCTCGTCGGACGTGATTTTCTACTACGACGAGGCTGCACAGGCCAAGTTTCAGCAGGAGAGGCCGTGGGTTCACGACCCTCACTACTTTAAGCGGGTGAAGATCTCTGCTCTTGCCCTTCTCAAAATGGTTGTCCACGCACGCTCCGGCGGCACTATTGAGGTCATGGGACTTATGCAGGGCAAGACCGACGGCGACGCTATTATTGTTATGGACGCTTTTGCCCTCCCCGTTGAGGGCACAGAAACTCGTGTCAATGCCCAGGCCGATGCCTATGAGTACATGGTCGATTATTCGCAGACCAACAAGCAG gcTGGCAGACTGGAGAATGTTGTTGGGTGGTATCATTCCCATCCTGGTTATGGATGCTGGCTTTCTGGTATTGATGTTTCGACACAAATGCTTAACCAGCAATATCAGGAGCCTTTCTTGGCAGTCGTTATTGATCCTACAAGGACAGTGTCTGCTGGAAAAGTGGAAATCGGTGCATTCAGGACCTACCCAGAAGGATATAAGCCTCCAGATGAGCCTGTTTCTGAGTATCAAACCATCCCCTTGAACAAAATTGAAGACTTTGGTGTACATTGTAAACAG TATTATGCATTAGATATCACATACTTTAAATCCTCCCTTGATTGCCATCTCTTGGATCTACTATGGAACAAGTATTGGGTCAACACGCTCTCTTCTTCTCCTTTGCTCGGGAATGGGGATTATGTAGCTGGACAAATCTCAGATTTAG CTGAAAAGCTGGAGCAAGCTGAAAATCAATTGGCTCATGCCCGTTTTGGACACATAATGGCACCACCTCAGAGGAAGAAAGAG GAAGAATCTCAACTTGCTAAAATTACTCGTGATAGTGCAAAGATAACTGTTGAGCAAGTACATGGTTTGATGTCTCAG GTCATTAAGGACATTCTTTTCAACACTGTTCGTCAATCAAACAAATCTCAAACAAAGTCTTCAGGTCCTGATCCTATGGTTGAAACCTGA